A genomic region of bacterium contains the following coding sequences:
- the dnaJ gene encoding molecular chaperone DnaJ, whose amino-acid sequence MVKEDLYQILGVNKKATTDEIKKAYKKLARKYHPDVNPGDKKAEDQFKRISGAYAILSDPAKRAQYDQYGTLFPEGQAPPGAGQNANFDFQGFDFSNLGGSSFGDIFSDLFGAFRSGGSGQGGTRKGKTQNYEPRAERGQDILHSINISFLDAIRGISTEIHMDRQIPCSTCRGSGNAPNSTPSECAECRGTGQVNRSRGYMKFSSLCPVCGGKGVIQTPCSVCNGRGTVRKPENIRVNIPPGVDSGSKVRVAGKGHGGIAGGPDGDLYLMVNVAPHPIFKREGDNVHLTVPVTVSEAALGSKIEVPTVDGSATMKIPPGTQSGQVFRLREKGAPSLRGGARGDQLVEVRLVLPPVRDERSKEILRELERLNPINPREDLLRYRS is encoded by the coding sequence ATGGTAAAAGAAGATCTATATCAAATCCTTGGAGTGAACAAAAAAGCCACCACGGATGAGATCAAGAAAGCTTACAAGAAGCTTGCGAGAAAATACCATCCCGATGTAAATCCTGGCGACAAAAAGGCAGAAGATCAATTCAAAAGAATTTCCGGCGCCTATGCGATCCTTTCCGATCCCGCGAAACGCGCACAATACGATCAATACGGAACTCTATTTCCCGAAGGTCAGGCGCCACCGGGAGCGGGCCAGAATGCGAATTTTGACTTCCAGGGATTCGATTTTTCTAACCTGGGGGGCAGTTCTTTTGGCGATATCTTCTCGGATTTGTTCGGAGCTTTCCGCAGTGGTGGCTCCGGCCAGGGCGGAACGCGCAAGGGCAAGACTCAAAACTATGAACCCAGAGCCGAAAGAGGTCAGGACATACTTCACTCGATCAACATCAGTTTTCTGGATGCGATTCGCGGAATCTCGACAGAGATACACATGGACAGGCAGATTCCGTGCAGCACGTGTCGCGGTAGCGGCAATGCTCCAAACTCCACGCCGAGTGAGTGTGCGGAATGTCGCGGCACCGGCCAGGTGAATCGTTCGCGTGGTTACATGAAATTCTCTTCACTCTGCCCGGTTTGCGGCGGAAAAGGAGTGATTCAAACACCCTGTTCCGTTTGTAACGGCAGAGGAACCGTTCGAAAACCGGAAAATATCCGGGTGAACATTCCACCGGGTGTAGATAGCGGATCGAAAGTCCGCGTTGCGGGAAAAGGACATGGTGGAATCGCGGGAGGTCCGGATGGCGATCTGTATTTAATGGTAAACGTCGCTCCGCATCCTATATTCAAACGTGAGGGAGACAATGTGCATTTAACCGTGCCGGTTACGGTTTCAGAAGCCGCGCTCGGCAGCAAGATAGAAGTCCCAACAGTCGATGGTTCCGCAACAATGAAAATTCCGCCCGGCACTCAATCGGGACAAGTTTTTCGATTGAGAGAAAAGGGAGCGCCATCGCTTCGGGGAGGCGCTCGAGGGGATCAACTGGTTGAAGTCCGGCTCGTGTTACCGCCGGTTCGGGATGAAAGAAGCAAGGAGATTCTGCGGGAACTCGAACGATTGAATCCCATCAATCCAAGAGAAGACCTGCTCAGGTACCGGTCATGA